The following coding sequences are from one Eucalyptus grandis isolate ANBG69807.140 chromosome 11, ASM1654582v1, whole genome shotgun sequence window:
- the LOC120285921 gene encoding LOW QUALITY PROTEIN: mRNA-capping enzyme-like (The sequence of the model RefSeq protein was modified relative to this genomic sequence to represent the inferred CDS: inserted 3 bases in 3 codons), with product MIVAMDLNALPEEDEESFDRHVVEEYGAQTERNESALDIANRERDERRKRLRRERSDERTMTVSQRSSYDQFHQTRHMNNNHRGSNVPHGWLDCPAYGQEIFCLIPSKTPLGDGFDIPPGKRYSFKQVLHQQRVLGRKIGLVIDLTNSTRYYSPADLKKDGIKYVKIRCVGRLEVPEPAAVNEFVFEVIQFLSRQKHSKKFIFVHCTHGHNRTGYMIINYLMRSMPMSVTQAIKIFSDARXPGIYKPEYIEALYTCYHERKPEMVICPPTPEWKRSSDLDLNGEAMPDEDDDGNLAAPRHDNHETEKPMTNDDLLGEEIPRDQSDGFKSFCYQTLKLNAGREAHNFGSHPVSLNRENLQLLRQXYYYATWKADGTRYMMLITMDGCYLIDRSFNVRRVQMRFPCRLDGSGEKNHHYTLLDGEMIIDTMPDSQKQERRYLIYDLMALNHVSVVERPFHERWKLIEKEVIEPRNHERQNIYQSRNPHYRYDLEPFRVRRKDFWLLSTVTRXLKEFIPKLSHDADGLIFQGWDDPYVPRAHEGLLKWKYPEMNSVDFMFEVDDDGNELLSLFERGKKKLMEGNRVVFRDGLDPSSYSGKIIECSWDGDEQVWVCMRIRVDKTTPNEFNTYRKVMRSIKDNITEEVLLGEINEIIRLPMYADRIRHESKAHMNSARRR from the exons ATGATTGTTGCGATGGACTTAAATGCCTTGCCCGAAGAGGATGAAGAAAGTTTCGATAGGCATGTTGTGGAGGAGTATGGCGCACAAACGGAGCGCAATGAGTCCGCCCTTGATATTGCCAACCGG GAACGTGATGAAAGGCGCAAGAGATTGAGGAGAGAACGCTCAGATGAAAGAACAATGACTGTCTCTCAGCGTTCTTCATATGATCAGTTTCATCAGACGAGACACATGAATAATAATCATAGAGGATCTAATGTTCCACATG GTTGGTTAGACTGCCCAGCGTATGGTCAAGAGATATTTTGCTTAATTCCTTCAAAGACGCCACTTGGTGATGGCTTTGACATACCTCCTGGTAAAAGATATTCGTTCAAGCAAGTTCTACATCAACAAAGAGTTTTAGGAAGAAAA ATTGGCTTGGTGATTGACTTGACGAATTCCACAAGGTATTATTCCCCAGCAGATTTGAAGAAAGATGGTATTAAGTATGTCAAG ATTCGATGTGTTGGGCGGCTTGAGGTTCCAGAACCTGCAGCTGTAAATGAATTCGTGTTTGAG GTAATTCAATTTCTGTCTCGCCAGAAACATTCTAAGAAGTTTATCTTCGTCCACTGTACGCATGGTCATAATCGTACAGGATACATGATCATCAATTATCTGATGAGATCCATGCCGATGTCAGTCACCCAG gccataaaaatattttctgatgcGC CCCCTGGGATTTACAAACCTGAATACATTGAGGCATTGTACACATGTTATCATGAGAGGAAGCCTGAAATGGTCATTTGTCCTCCCACTCCAGAGTGGAAGAGATCCTCTGATCTTGATCTTAATGGTGAAGCTATGCCTGATGAAGACGACGATGGAAATTTAGCTGCTCCTCGGCAT GATAATCACGAGACTGAGAAACCGATGACAAATGATGATCTATTGGGCGAGGAAATACCAAGGGACCAGAGTGATGGATTTAAGAGTTTCTGCTATCAGACTCTTAAGCTCAATGCG gGAAGAGAGGCTCACAATTTCGGATCCCATCCTGTTTCCCTCAACAG GAGAATTTGCAACTTCTAAGGC GGTACTACTATGCAACATGGAAGGCTGATGGAACTCGTTATATGATGCTAATAACCATGGATGGATGTTATCTGATCGATAGAAGCTTTAATGTTAGAAGGGTTCAGATGAGATTTCCTTGCAGATTAGAC GGTTCAGGCGAGAAAAATCACCACTATACGCTACTGGATGGTGAGATGATCATTGACACTATGCCAGACTCACAGAAGCAGGAGAGGAGATACCTAATTTATGATCTGATGGCATTAAACCACGTTTCTGTTGTAGAG CGCCCTTTTCATGAGCGGTGGAAACTGATTGAGAAAGAAGTGATTGAACCTCGAAATCATGAGCGTCAGAATATATACCAAAGCAGGAATCCTCATTACAGATACGACTTGGAACCATTCAGG GTGAGAAGAAAGGATTTCTGGCTGCTTTCCACTGTGACAA CTTTGAAGGAGTTTATTCCAAAGCTTTCACATGATGCAGATGGACTTATTTTTCAG GGTTGGGATGATCCTTATGTTCCTCGCGCCCATGAAGGTCTTTTGAAGTGGAAGTATCCTGAGATGAACTCTGTTGATTTTATGTTTGAG GTTGATGATGATGGAAATGAGCTTTTGTCGCTGTTTGAACGAGGCAAGAAGAAGCTGATGGAAGGAAATCGAGTTGTATTCAGAG ATGGTCTTGATCCCTCTTCATACTCTGGCAAGATAATCGAGTGTTCTTGGGATGGTGATGAACAAGTGTGGGTCTGTATGCGGATCCGGGTAGACAAAACTACTCCCAATGAATTTAACACCTACAGAAAG GTGATGCGAAGCATAAAGGATAATATTACAGAAGAAGTCTTGCTGGGTGAGATCAACGAGATCATTCGCCTGCCCATGTATGCAGATCGAATAAGGCATGAAAGCAAAGCTCATATGAATTCAGCACGAAGAAGGTGA
- the LOC104427848 gene encoding ataxin-3 homolog, protein MAGSSNRGAKLYHETRRDRSTPSAVHCLNALLQGPLFGESDLTAITIKLDRKEHLNLKREFNLSAYSSRHFWFDGFGFQVEVLQEALKTWDIQITPLHPRNARKSLIDFEQESALICLRDYKEDWTCVRKVDGEWYEFDCHHEAPEHVPGFYVPAYIDSLERLGWTVYLVRGKLLETSTKPAGQARSGNDGTRSPPEDGAKGIGTVGARDAM, encoded by the exons ATGGCAGGATCGAGCAACCGAGGAGCGAAGCTGTACCATGAGACGCGGCGTGACAGGTCGACTCCTTCTGCCGTGCACTGCCTCAACGCACTGCTACAGGGGCCTCTCTTCGGTGAATCTGATTTGACAGCAATCACGATCAAGCTCGACCGAAAGGAGCATCTCAATTTAAAGCGAGAATTCAACCTCTCAGCGTACTCCTCCCGTCATTTTTGGTTCGACGGCTTCGGCTTCCAGGTCGAG GTCTTGCAAGAGGCCTTAAAAACATGGGATATACAAATCACCCCACTTCACCCCCGGAATGCTAGGAAATCCCTGATTGATTTTGAGCAGGAGAGTGCCCTCATTTGTCTCCGGGACTATAAGGAAGATTGGACCTGCGTCCGGAAGGTGGACGGCGAGTGGTACGAATTCGACTGCCACCACGAGGCGCCGGAGCACGTGCCCGGTTTTTATGTGCCTGCCTACATTGACTCCCTCGAACGCCTCGGCTGGACCGTCTATCTTGTCAGGGGGAAATTGCTGGAAACGAGCACCAAGCCGGCGGGTCAAGCTCGCAGCGGCAACGATGGCACTCGGTCGCCACCTGAAGATGGTGCCAAGGGGATAGGGACGGTGGGTGCGCGCGATGCAATGTGA
- the LOC104426396 gene encoding uncharacterized protein LOC104426396, protein MRRLVLRCDFSLQGVAPAHVKQRSHPIVGFSDLSLSSPSFSLSASERKTQRRPAWPSLLARQSRQSEVSPCARKEKSQSQSQSQSKRKEGDGGGGDGSSIAKRNSNPGVRVVGGRIYCPFNGKTCHQCRQKTLDFTAACRNMKGDKQCTIKFCHKCLLNRYGEKAADVAVLEDWKCPKCRGICNCSFCMKKRGHKPTGILVHTAKKTGFSSVSEMLNVGGPDSLDLNKPANPVDVSSLNSDSDENLAVLSPRKRGKENSSDRNIDLNLKLDSSTANSDKKSSKKRKSDDLNEMHNTDVDDESILKDRTLKKPSDSDKVSDREVQRNKKNKRGVKVRKNMMVDVSSGISSDLVNEEKPNVGQDAAGSLAARAYQAAVKSKSTADPVKVNGDSAILQKELHADIPLPEGILLTGVAGVELPSEVTGDALQFLEFCAAFGKVLDIRKGEAESILRELTCGRRRRHGQASLIVRFHIQLISLILKDMGDESPSITSADDRNSWLQAIGKYLSDSKCPFEDFPLGCLDKGADGYDELDLSKKLRLLNFLCDEALSTENLRGWIEEQNLQYVENGKETRGKLLEVKDKEKLLKQKMKNEVAEAIIAKNGVPLSFSEHDAIVSQVKHEITQVQAEMLEMSRISKKGQRSDAVRTEPVIVDGQGHTFWKLKVYKGEPDVLLQDVIKRDSVVAEEKWTVFDSEKKQEIDRYISSVVKRSSIQKIYPCTN, encoded by the exons ATGAGAAGACTCGTGCTTCGATGCGACTTTTCTCTGCAAGGAGTCGCTCCAGCCCACGTAAAGCAGAGATCCCATCCCATCGTTGGCTTttccgatctctctctctcttctccgtctttctctctctctgcgtcgGAGCGGAAGACGCAGCGTCGTCCCGCATGGCCGTCCCTTCTAGCTCGCCAGAGTCGCCAGAGCGAGGTCTCTCCCTGTGCGCGGAAGGAGaagagccagagccagagccagagccagagcaagaggaaggagggcgacggcggcggcggcgacgggtcGAGCATTGCTAAGCGCAACAGCAACCCCGGAGTTCGAGTCGTCGGGGGCCGAATCTACTGCCCTTTTAATGGCAAGACGTGCCACCAG TGCCGTCAGAAGACGTTGGATTTCACAGCTGCTTGCAGAAACATGAAAGGAGACAAGCAGTGTACCATTAAGTTTTGTCACAAGTGCCTCTTGAACAG ATATGGAGAGAAAGCGGCAGATGTGGCAGTGTTGGAGGACTGGAAATGCCCTAAATGCAGAGGCATTTGCAACTGTAGCTTTTGCAT GAAGAAAAGGGGTCACAAACCCACTGGTATATTAGTACACACGGCTAAAAAGACTGGATTTTCCTCTGTCTCTGAGATGTTGAATGTCGGAGGTCCTGATAGCCTTGATCTCAACAAGCCCGCAAACCCTGTAGATGTCTCATCATTGAATTCTGATTCAGACGAG AACCTTGCTGTTCTCTCACCAAGAAAACGGGGAAAGGAGAATTCTTCTGATCGCAACATTGACCTGAATTTGAAGTTGGATAGTTCAACAGCCAACTCTGATAAGAAGTCttcgaagaaaagaaaatctgatgACCTAAATGAAATGCACAATACCGATGTTGATGATGAATCTATTCTGAAGGACAGAACCCTGAAGAAACCTAGTGACAGTGACAAAGTTTCTGATAGGGAGGTACAACGCAATAAGAAGAACAAGCGTGGGGTTAAAGTGAGAAAGAACATGATGGTAGATGTGTCCAGTGGTATATCTTCTGATCTCGTTAATGAAGAGAAACCCAACGTGGGACAGGATGCTGCAGGATCACTGGCTGCAAGAGCCTATCAAGCTGCAGTGAAAAGTAAGTCTACTGCAGATCCAGTTAAGGTCAATGGCGATTCTGCGATCCTTCAGAAGGAGTTGCATGCTGACATCCCGCTGCCAGAAGGCATCCTCTTGACTGGTGTGGCTGGTGTTGAGTTGCCTTCTGAGGTCACTGGAGACGCATtgcaatttttggaattttgtgCTGCTTTTGGCAAG GTCCTTGATATCAGAAAAGGAGAAGCTGAATCTATACTTAGAGAATTAACATGTGGGAGAAGGCGGCGCCATGGGCAGGCCTCTTTAATTGTTCGATTTCATATCCAATTGATTTCTTTGATACTGAAGGATATGGGGGATGA GTCTCCATCTATCACTTCGGCGGATGATAGGAATTCATGGTTGCAAGCTATTGGGAAATATCTCTCCGACTCTAAATGTCCATTTGAAGACTTTCCTCTTGGTTGCCTTGATAAAGGTGCTGATGGATATGATGAATTAGACCTATCAAAAAAGCTTAggcttttaaattttctttgtgaTGAAGCTCTGAGTACGGA aaaccTGAGGGGATGGATAGAAGAGCAGAATCTGCAATATGttgaaaatggaaaggaaaCAAGAGGAAAGCTTCTTGAAGTGAAGGACAAG GAGAAACTTTTAAAgcagaagatgaagaatgaGGTGGCTGAAGCTATTATCGCAAAAAATGGTGTTCCTCTTTCATTTTCAGAGCATGATGCTATTGTGTCACAAGTAAAACATGAAATCACCCAGGTTCAAGCTGAGATGCTGGAGATGAGCAGGATATCCAAGA AGGGGCAGAGATCAGATGCCGTTAGAACAGAGCCTGTCATTGTGGATGGCCAGGGGCATACCTTTTGGAAGTTGAAAGTGTACAAAGGTGAACCTGATGTATTGCTTCAAG ATGTTATAAAGCGTGATTCAGTTGTAGCAGAAGAAAAATGGACTGTCTTTGATtcagaaaagaaacaagaaattgaCAGATACATCTCTTCAGT GGTAAAAAGATCCAGTATTCAAAAGATCTACCCATGCACTAACTGA
- the LOC104426398 gene encoding mitochondrial uncoupling protein 1 isoform X1, giving the protein MVADGKSRSDISLAGTFASSAFAASFAEICTIPLDTAKVRLQLQKKAAPGDALALPKYRGMLGTVATIAREEGLTSLWKGIVPGIHRQCLFGGLRIGMYEPVKTFYVGKDFVGDVPLSKKILAALTTGAVGIAVANPTDLVKVRLQSEGKLPPGVPRRYSGALSAYSTIIRQEGVAALWTGVGPNIARNAIINAAELASYDQIKETVLKIPGFSDNVFTHLLSGLGAGFFAVCIGSPVDVVKSRMMGDPTYKSTLDCFAKTLRNDGPLAFYKGFIPNFGRLGSWNVIMFLTLEQAKKFVKNLESS; this is encoded by the exons ATGGTGGCCGATGGGAAGTCCAGGTCCGACATCTCCTTGGCCGGAACCTTCGCCAGCAGCGCTTTCGCCGCTTCTTTCGCCGAG ATCTGCACTATTCCTTTGGATACTGCCAAAGTCAGGCTTCAGCTTCAAAAGAAAGCTGCTCCTGGTGACGCCCTGGCCTTGCCCAAGTATAGGGGCATGCTTGGCACGGTTGCCACCATCGCAAGGGAAGAAGGTCTAACTTCACTTTGGAAAGGCATTGTGCCAGGGATACATCGTCAGTGTCTATTTGGAGGGCTTAGAATCGGGATGTATGAACCG GTTAAGACCTTCTATGTGGGTAAAGACTTTGTTGGAGATGTTCCATTGTCCAAGAAAATTCTTGCTGCCCTCACAACTG GTGCTGTAGGAATTGCAGTGGCAAACCCAACTGATCTCGTGAAAGTGAGGCTTCAATCTGAAGGAAAATTGCCCCCTGGTGTACCTAGACGCTACTCTGGAGCACTTAGCGCTTATTCGACAATTATCAGACAG GAAGGTGTGGCTGCTCTTTGGACGGGTGTTGGACCAAATATAGCACGAAATGCTATAATCAATGCTGCTGAGCTTGCCAGCTATGATCAAATCAAGGAG ACTGTTTTGAAAATTCCGGGATTCTCAGACAACGTTTTCACTCATCTCCTTTCTGGTCTCGGGGCAGGATTTTTTGCCGTCTGCATTGGCTCTCCAGTTGATGTG GTCAAGAGTAGAATGATGGGAGATCCTACTTACAAAAGCACCCTTGATTGCTTCGCAAAGACACTGAGAAACGAT gggCCTTTAGCATTCTATAAGGGCTTCATTCCAAATTTCGGAAGGCTGGGATCTTGGAATGTGATCATGTTCCTAACGTTAGAGCAG GcaaagaaatttgtcaaaaatttagAATCTTCTTGA
- the LOC104426398 gene encoding mitochondrial uncoupling protein 1 isoform X2, which translates to MVADGKSRSNISLAGTLASSAFATSFAEICTIPLDTAKVRLQLQKKAAPGDALALPKYRGMLGTVATIAREEGLTSLWKGIVPGIHRQCLFGGLRIGMYEPVKTFYVGKDFVGDVPLSKKILAALTTGAVGIAVANPTDLVKVRLQSEGKLPPGVPRRYSGALSAYSTIIRQEGVAALWTGVGPNIARNAIINAAELASYDQIKETVLKIPGFSDNVFTHLLSGLGAGFFAVCIGSPVDVVKSRMMGDPTYKSTLDCFAKTLRNDGPLAFYKGFIPNFGRLGSWNVIMFLTLEQAKKFVKNLESS; encoded by the exons ATCTGCACTATTCCTTTGGATACTGCCAAAGTCAGGCTTCAGCTTCAAAAGAAAGCTGCTCCTGGTGACGCCCTGGCCTTGCCCAAGTATAGGGGCATGCTTGGCACGGTTGCCACCATCGCAAGGGAAGAAGGTCTAACTTCACTTTGGAAAGGCATTGTGCCAGGGATACATCGTCAGTGTCTATTTGGAGGGCTTAGAATCGGGATGTATGAACCG GTTAAGACCTTCTATGTGGGTAAAGACTTTGTTGGAGATGTTCCATTGTCCAAGAAAATTCTTGCTGCCCTCACAACTG GTGCTGTAGGAATTGCAGTGGCAAACCCAACTGATCTCGTGAAAGTGAGGCTTCAATCTGAAGGAAAATTGCCCCCTGGTGTACCTAGACGCTACTCTGGAGCACTTAGCGCTTATTCGACAATTATCAGACAG GAAGGTGTGGCTGCTCTTTGGACGGGTGTTGGACCAAATATAGCACGAAATGCTATAATCAATGCTGCTGAGCTTGCCAGCTATGATCAAATCAAGGAG ACTGTTTTGAAAATTCCGGGATTCTCAGACAACGTTTTCACTCATCTCCTTTCTGGTCTCGGGGCAGGATTTTTTGCCGTCTGCATTGGCTCTCCAGTTGATGTG GTCAAGAGTAGAATGATGGGAGATCCTACTTACAAAAGCACCCTTGATTGCTTCGCAAAGACACTGAGAAACGAT gggCCTTTAGCATTCTATAAGGGCTTCATTCCAAATTTCGGAAGGCTGGGATCTTGGAATGTGATCATGTTCCTAACGTTAGAGCAG GcaaagaaatttgtcaaaaatttagAATCTTCTTGA